One segment of Carya illinoinensis cultivar Pawnee chromosome 13, C.illinoinensisPawnee_v1, whole genome shotgun sequence DNA contains the following:
- the LOC122291706 gene encoding protein argonaute 5-like isoform X1, producing MSRRGGGRKPDARRNEPSPASSSSHQGGGRGRGDGGGRASGRGGVAGGRVGGRGGRGRGAPSGFSTVPSLAAAFPASPPTEANFPAAPARAALTPSSSSASSSLAPPSTSMSATALSSEIEGRLKLQTPAHMDREAPPTSSKALCPPKRPGYGTIGKKVFVRANHFLVELADKDLHQYDVSITPEVTSKKVNRDIMIQLTELYGDSHLGRRKPAYDGWKILYTAGPLPFKSQEFVVKLIDNDGRGASSKSARKERQFKVEIKLASKPDLHNLREFLCGKQLDSPQETIQVLDVVLRAAPSQNYTSVGRSFFDPKLGPAGELGDGIEYWRGYYQSLRPTQMGLSLNIDVSARAFYEPILVTQFIAKHFNFSFSRQLSDQDRNKIKKALRGVNIELTHREHSRRYKVVGVSTQPTSQITFTHDDKKTKMSVVQYYHDKYNILLQHSSLPALQAGNDAKPVYLPMELCKIVAGQRYSKRLNERQVTNLLRATCQRPKARESSIEEMVRLNNFNRIALVKEEFGIEVRDKLAVVDARILPSPMLKYHDTGKESREVPKMGQWNMINKKMINGGTVDFWTCVNFSTRVNRDLPSEFCDQLINMCNSKGMVFNPHPLIHIRSAHSGQIEKALNGIHKELAGKQLQLLIIILPDISGSYGKIKRICETELGIVSQCCQPRQASKLNKQYLENVALKINVKVGGRNTVLQDAIQRKIHLLTDRPTIVFGADVTHPQPGEDSSPSIAAVVASTDWPEVTKYRGLFAAQAHREEIIQDLYKLDQDPQRGPVHGGMIRELLKAFRISTGVRPERIIFYRDGVSEGQFSQVLLYEMDAIRKACLSLESGYLPPVTFVVVQKRHHTRLFPADHSRRDQMDRSGNIIPGTVVDTKICHPTEFDFYLNSHAGIQGTSRPTHYHVLYDENGFSADALQMLTNNLCYTYARCTRSVSIVPPAYYAHLAAFRARYYIEGDSSESGSTGGNESRREFRALPLVKDNVKNVMFYC from the exons ATGTCACGGCGAGGCGGTGGCAGGAAACCTGACGCTCGCCGCAACGAGCCCTCTCCTGCGTCTTCATCGTCTCATCAAGGAGGTGGAAGAGGCAGAGGAGACGGCGGCGGCCGTGCTAGTGGAAGAGGTGGTGTTGCTGGTGGTCGGGTGGGTGGCAGAGGAGGAAGAGGCCGTGGTGCTCCTTCGGGATTCTCTACCGTTCCTTCGCTGGCTGCTGCTTTTCCTGCTTCGCCTCCAACTGAGGCTAACTTTCCCGCCGCTCCTGCACGGGCGGCTCTAActccgtcttcttcttctgcgtCGTCAAGCTTGGCACCGCCTTCGACTTCGATGTCGGCGACTGCTCTGAGCAGTGAAATCGAGGGGCGGCTCAAACTGCAGACTCCTGCACACATGGATAGGGAGGCGCCGCCGACGTCGTCGAAGGCTTTGTGCCCTCCGAAGAGGCCGGGCTACGGTACCATCGGCAAAAAAGTATTTGTCAGAGCAAATCATTTTCTCGTCGAACTTGCAGACAAAGATCTCCATCAATACGAT GTTTCGATAACGCCAGAGGTTACGTCGAAGAAAGTCAACAGGGATATTATGATTCAACTAACTGAGTTGTATGGTGATTCTCATTTGGGAAGGCGAAAGCCTGCTTATGATGGCTGGAAGATCCTCTATACGGCAGGGCCATTGCCGTTTAAATCTCAGGAATTTGTTGTCAAGTTAATAGATAATGATGGTCGTGGTGCCTCATCTAAATCAGCGAG GAAAGAACGTCAGTTTAAAGTGGAAATTAAGTTGGCTTCTAAACCGGACCTGCATAATCTTCGAGAGTTTTTATGCGGTAAACAGCTGGATTCACCGCAAGAAACAATACAAGTTCTTGATGTTGTCCTTAGGGCGGCACCATCTCAGAA CTATACTTCTGTGGGGAGGTCATTTTTTGATCCAAAATTGGGTCCAGCAGGTGAGCTGGGAGACGGCATTGAATATTGGAGAGGTTACTATCAGAGTCTTAGGCCAACTCAGATGGGACTTTCTCTCAACATTG ATGTGTCAGCCAGGGCTTTCTATGAACCAATTCTTGTGACACAGTTCATTGCAAAACATTTCAATTTCAGTTTTTCAAGGCAACTATCTGATCAGGATCGCAATAAG ATTAAAAAGGCACTGAGAGGAGTCAACATAGAGCTTACTCATAGGGAGCATTCCAGACGTTACAAAGTTGTCGGGGTATCCACTCAACCAACTAGCCAGATAAC GTTTACTCATGATGACAAGAAAACAAAGATGTCTGTTGTTCAATATTATCAtgacaaatataatattttgctTCAGCACTCGTCTTTGCCTGCCCTTCAGGCTGGGAATGATGCCAAACCTGTTTATTTACCAATGGAG CTTTGTAAGATTGTTGCTGGACAGAGATACTCGAAGAGATTAAATGAAAGACAAGTAACTAACCTTTTAAGGGCAACTTGTCAGCGGCCTAAAGCAAGGGAAAGTAGTATTGAGGAG ATGGTTAGACTAAATAATTTCAATCGGATTGCACTTGTAAAGGAGGAATTTGGGATTGAAGTAAGGGACAAACTTGCAGTGGTTGATGCTCGGATTTTACCATCTCCAATG CTTAAATATCATGATACCGGAAAAGAATCAAGGGAAGTTCCCAAGATGGGGCAGTGGAATATGATAAACAAG AAAATGATCAACGGCGGTACAGTAGATTTTTGGACATGTGTGAATTTCTCTACACGGGTGAACAGGGATTTGCCTTCTGAATTCTGTGACCAATTGATTAACATGTGCAACAGCAAAGGAATG GTTTTCAACCCACATCCTTTGATTCACATACGTTCAGCTCATTCTGGTCAAATTGAGAAGGCTCTAAATGGAATTCATAAAGAATTGGCAGGAAAACAACTTCAGCTGTTGATAATTATTTTGCCTGATATCAGTGGGTCATACG GGAAAATTAAACGAATCTGTGAAACTGAACTGGGAATTGTTTCTCAGTGCTGTCAGCCTAGGCAAGCATCAAAGCTAAATAAGCAGTATCTTGAAAATGTGGCCCTCAAGATTAATGTGAAG gtTGGAGGACGGAACACTGTGCTACAAGATgctattcaaagaaaaattcatCTTTTGACTGATCGCCCTACAATTGTATTTGGTGCGGATGTGACGCATCCACAACCTGGCGAGGACTCTAGTCCTTCAATTGCAGCG GTTGTGGCTTCAACGGATTGGCCGGAGGTAACCAAGTACAGAGGATTATTTGCTGCACAAGCTCACAGGGAGGAAATTATTCAAGATCTTTATAAATTAGATCAGGATCCTCAAAGGGGTCCAGTTCATGGAGGAATGATCCG GGAACTACTTAAAGCCTTCAGGATTTCCACTGGGGTTAGACCCGAAAGGATTATATTCTACAG GGATGGTGTTAGTGAAGGCCAATTCAGTCAAGTTCTGCTCTATGAGATGGACGCGATAAGAAAG GCCTGTCTCTCACTAGAGAGTGGATACCTACCACCAGTTACCTTTGTTGTGGTGCAGAAAAGACATCATACGCGCCTTTTCCCTGCAGATCATAGTAGACGAGATCAGATGGACAGGAGTGGCAATATTATTCCAG GAACTGTTGTTGATACCAAGATTTGCCATCCAACTGAATTTGACTTTTACCTCAACAGCCATGCTGGAATTCAG GGAACTAGTCGCCCAACACACTACCATGTGTTGTACGATGAGAATGGATTCAGCGCAGATGCATTGCAAATGCTTACAAACAATTTATGTTACAC GTATGCTAGGTGCACTCGATCAGTTTCTATAG TCCCTCCCGCATATTATGCCCACTTGGCTGCATTTCGTGCACGATATTACATTGAAGGTGATTCGTCAGAAAGTGGTTCAACCGGCGGGAATGAGAGCAGAAGGGAGTTCAGGGCCCTTCCACTCGTCAAGGACAATGTTAAGAATGTTATGTTTTATTGCTGA
- the LOC122291706 gene encoding protein argonaute 5-like isoform X2 — translation MSRRGGGRKPDARRNEPSPASSSSHQGGGRGRGDGGGRASGRGGVAGGRVGGRGGRGRGAPSGFSTVPSLAAAFPASPPTEANFPAAPARAALTPSSSSASSSLAPPSTSMSATALSSEIEGRLKLQTPAHMDREAPPTSSKALCPPKRPGYGTIGKKVFVRANHFLVELADKDLHQYDVSITPEVTSKKVNRDIMIQLTELYGDSHLGRRKPAYDGWKILYTAGPLPFKSQEFVVKLIDNDGRGASSKSARKERQFKVEIKLASKPDLHNLREFLCGKQLDSPQETIQVLDVVLRAAPSQNYTSVGRSFFDPKLGPAGELGDGIEYWRGYYQSLRPTQMGLSLNIDVSARAFYEPILVTQFIAKHFNFSFSRQLSDQDRNKIKKALRGVNIELTHREHSRRYKVVGVSTQPTSQITFTHDDKKTKMSVVQYYHDKYNILLQHSSLPALQAGNDAKPVYLPMELCKIVAGQRYSKRLNERQVTNLLRATCQRPKARESSIEEMVRLNNFNRIALVKEEFGIEVRDKLAVVDARILPSPMLKYHDTGKESREVPKMGQWNMINKKMINGGTVDFWTCVNFSTRVNRDLPSEFCDQLINMCNSKGMVFNPHPLIHIRSAHSGQIEKALNGIHKELAGKQLQLLIIILPDISGSYGKIKRICETELGIVSQCCQPRQASKLNKQYLENVALKINVKVGGRNTVLQDAIQRKIHLLTDRPTIVFGADVTHPQPGEDSSPSIAAVVASTDWPEVTKYRGLFAAQAHREEIIQDLYKLDQDPQRGPVHGGMIRELLKAFRISTGVRPERIIFYRDGVSEGQFSQVLLYEMDAIRKKRHHTRLFPADHSRRDQMDRSGNIIPGTVVDTKICHPTEFDFYLNSHAGIQGTSRPTHYHVLYDENGFSADALQMLTNNLCYTYARCTRSVSIVPPAYYAHLAAFRARYYIEGDSSESGSTGGNESRREFRALPLVKDNVKNVMFYC, via the exons ATGTCACGGCGAGGCGGTGGCAGGAAACCTGACGCTCGCCGCAACGAGCCCTCTCCTGCGTCTTCATCGTCTCATCAAGGAGGTGGAAGAGGCAGAGGAGACGGCGGCGGCCGTGCTAGTGGAAGAGGTGGTGTTGCTGGTGGTCGGGTGGGTGGCAGAGGAGGAAGAGGCCGTGGTGCTCCTTCGGGATTCTCTACCGTTCCTTCGCTGGCTGCTGCTTTTCCTGCTTCGCCTCCAACTGAGGCTAACTTTCCCGCCGCTCCTGCACGGGCGGCTCTAActccgtcttcttcttctgcgtCGTCAAGCTTGGCACCGCCTTCGACTTCGATGTCGGCGACTGCTCTGAGCAGTGAAATCGAGGGGCGGCTCAAACTGCAGACTCCTGCACACATGGATAGGGAGGCGCCGCCGACGTCGTCGAAGGCTTTGTGCCCTCCGAAGAGGCCGGGCTACGGTACCATCGGCAAAAAAGTATTTGTCAGAGCAAATCATTTTCTCGTCGAACTTGCAGACAAAGATCTCCATCAATACGAT GTTTCGATAACGCCAGAGGTTACGTCGAAGAAAGTCAACAGGGATATTATGATTCAACTAACTGAGTTGTATGGTGATTCTCATTTGGGAAGGCGAAAGCCTGCTTATGATGGCTGGAAGATCCTCTATACGGCAGGGCCATTGCCGTTTAAATCTCAGGAATTTGTTGTCAAGTTAATAGATAATGATGGTCGTGGTGCCTCATCTAAATCAGCGAG GAAAGAACGTCAGTTTAAAGTGGAAATTAAGTTGGCTTCTAAACCGGACCTGCATAATCTTCGAGAGTTTTTATGCGGTAAACAGCTGGATTCACCGCAAGAAACAATACAAGTTCTTGATGTTGTCCTTAGGGCGGCACCATCTCAGAA CTATACTTCTGTGGGGAGGTCATTTTTTGATCCAAAATTGGGTCCAGCAGGTGAGCTGGGAGACGGCATTGAATATTGGAGAGGTTACTATCAGAGTCTTAGGCCAACTCAGATGGGACTTTCTCTCAACATTG ATGTGTCAGCCAGGGCTTTCTATGAACCAATTCTTGTGACACAGTTCATTGCAAAACATTTCAATTTCAGTTTTTCAAGGCAACTATCTGATCAGGATCGCAATAAG ATTAAAAAGGCACTGAGAGGAGTCAACATAGAGCTTACTCATAGGGAGCATTCCAGACGTTACAAAGTTGTCGGGGTATCCACTCAACCAACTAGCCAGATAAC GTTTACTCATGATGACAAGAAAACAAAGATGTCTGTTGTTCAATATTATCAtgacaaatataatattttgctTCAGCACTCGTCTTTGCCTGCCCTTCAGGCTGGGAATGATGCCAAACCTGTTTATTTACCAATGGAG CTTTGTAAGATTGTTGCTGGACAGAGATACTCGAAGAGATTAAATGAAAGACAAGTAACTAACCTTTTAAGGGCAACTTGTCAGCGGCCTAAAGCAAGGGAAAGTAGTATTGAGGAG ATGGTTAGACTAAATAATTTCAATCGGATTGCACTTGTAAAGGAGGAATTTGGGATTGAAGTAAGGGACAAACTTGCAGTGGTTGATGCTCGGATTTTACCATCTCCAATG CTTAAATATCATGATACCGGAAAAGAATCAAGGGAAGTTCCCAAGATGGGGCAGTGGAATATGATAAACAAG AAAATGATCAACGGCGGTACAGTAGATTTTTGGACATGTGTGAATTTCTCTACACGGGTGAACAGGGATTTGCCTTCTGAATTCTGTGACCAATTGATTAACATGTGCAACAGCAAAGGAATG GTTTTCAACCCACATCCTTTGATTCACATACGTTCAGCTCATTCTGGTCAAATTGAGAAGGCTCTAAATGGAATTCATAAAGAATTGGCAGGAAAACAACTTCAGCTGTTGATAATTATTTTGCCTGATATCAGTGGGTCATACG GGAAAATTAAACGAATCTGTGAAACTGAACTGGGAATTGTTTCTCAGTGCTGTCAGCCTAGGCAAGCATCAAAGCTAAATAAGCAGTATCTTGAAAATGTGGCCCTCAAGATTAATGTGAAG gtTGGAGGACGGAACACTGTGCTACAAGATgctattcaaagaaaaattcatCTTTTGACTGATCGCCCTACAATTGTATTTGGTGCGGATGTGACGCATCCACAACCTGGCGAGGACTCTAGTCCTTCAATTGCAGCG GTTGTGGCTTCAACGGATTGGCCGGAGGTAACCAAGTACAGAGGATTATTTGCTGCACAAGCTCACAGGGAGGAAATTATTCAAGATCTTTATAAATTAGATCAGGATCCTCAAAGGGGTCCAGTTCATGGAGGAATGATCCG GGAACTACTTAAAGCCTTCAGGATTTCCACTGGGGTTAGACCCGAAAGGATTATATTCTACAG GGATGGTGTTAGTGAAGGCCAATTCAGTCAAGTTCTGCTCTATGAGATGGACGCGATAAGAAAG AAAAGACATCATACGCGCCTTTTCCCTGCAGATCATAGTAGACGAGATCAGATGGACAGGAGTGGCAATATTATTCCAG GAACTGTTGTTGATACCAAGATTTGCCATCCAACTGAATTTGACTTTTACCTCAACAGCCATGCTGGAATTCAG GGAACTAGTCGCCCAACACACTACCATGTGTTGTACGATGAGAATGGATTCAGCGCAGATGCATTGCAAATGCTTACAAACAATTTATGTTACAC GTATGCTAGGTGCACTCGATCAGTTTCTATAG TCCCTCCCGCATATTATGCCCACTTGGCTGCATTTCGTGCACGATATTACATTGAAGGTGATTCGTCAGAAAGTGGTTCAACCGGCGGGAATGAGAGCAGAAGGGAGTTCAGGGCCCTTCCACTCGTCAAGGACAATGTTAAGAATGTTATGTTTTATTGCTGA